A genomic region of bacterium contains the following coding sequences:
- the gltA gene encoding NADPH-dependent glutamate synthase translates to MPEIKTKRTKVAEQEPKVRAKNFDEVSLGYSEMEAKEEASRCLQCKKPTCMTGCPVEVDIPAFIRFIQDGDFGSAISKIKEKNNLPAICGRVCPQESQCEKYCVLGKKHEPVAIGRLERFAADHEISNGQANDIKISKSRRIKVAVIGSGPAGLTAAADLIRMGYTVHVFESLHDTGGVLRYGIPEFRLPKRILDIEVENIKKMGVEFRLNMVVGKILTIDELFKDNYKSVFLGTGAGLPHFLHVPGENLNGVYSANEFLTRVNLMKAYRFPEYDTPVSIGENVSVIGAGNVAMDSARVALRLGAKKVSIVYRRGEKEMPARHEEIEHAREEGVEFEILTYPTKILGNISGWVEGMECIRMELGEPDTSGRRSPIPVKGSEFIMKMDTVVSAIGQSPNPLLFQATPSLKITGKGTVVADEKGATAIQGVFAGGDVVTGAATVIKAMGAGKVAARAIDEFLR, encoded by the coding sequence ATGCCGGAAATAAAAACAAAAAGAACAAAAGTTGCGGAACAGGAACCCAAAGTCAGGGCAAAAAATTTTGATGAGGTGTCCTTGGGATATTCTGAAATGGAAGCAAAGGAAGAAGCATCGAGATGCCTTCAATGTAAAAAACCCACATGCATGACGGGATGTCCCGTAGAGGTTGATATCCCTGCGTTTATCAGGTTTATCCAGGATGGAGATTTTGGATCCGCTATCAGCAAGATAAAAGAAAAGAATAATTTACCTGCTATTTGCGGCAGGGTCTGTCCGCAGGAATCACAATGTGAAAAATATTGTGTGCTGGGCAAAAAACATGAACCTGTGGCTATCGGCAGGCTGGAACGGTTTGCCGCTGACCATGAAATATCAAACGGGCAGGCCAATGATATTAAAATATCGAAATCCAGAAGAATAAAAGTGGCTGTAATTGGTTCGGGGCCCGCCGGGTTAACAGCGGCCGCGGACCTTATACGAATGGGTTATACCGTGCATGTGTTTGAATCATTGCATGATACCGGAGGGGTTTTAAGATACGGGATACCCGAGTTTCGGCTTCCGAAAAGGATTTTGGATATAGAAGTTGAAAATATTAAGAAAATGGGTGTGGAATTCAGGTTGAATATGGTTGTCGGGAAAATTTTAACCATTGATGAATTGTTTAAAGATAATTATAAATCGGTTTTTCTTGGGACAGGCGCCGGATTGCCCCATTTCCTTCATGTGCCGGGAGAGAATCTTAATGGTGTTTACTCGGCGAATGAATTTTTAACAAGGGTGAATTTGATGAAGGCTTATCGTTTCCCGGAATATGATACCCCGGTTTCCATAGGGGAAAATGTTTCTGTGATCGGCGCGGGAAATGTAGCTATGGATTCGGCGAGAGTGGCATTGAGGCTTGGAGCAAAAAAAGTTTCTATCGTTTACCGCAGAGGTGAAAAAGAGATGCCGGCAAGGCACGAGGAAATTGAACATGCCAGGGAAGAAGGTGTTGAATTTGAAATTTTAACTTACCCGACTAAAATTTTGGGAAACATCAGCGGGTGGGTTGAGGGAATGGAATGTATCAGGATGGAATTAGGGGAACCCGACACGTCGGGAAGAAGGAGCCCCATCCCTGTAAAGGGTTCGGAATTTATAATGAAGATGGACACAGTTGTTTCGGCTATAGGGCAAAGCCCCAATCCTTTGCTTTTCCAGGCTACACCGTCACTGAAAATTACCGGCAAAGGGACCGTTGTCGCTGATGAAAAAGGGGCCACCGCTATCCAGGGTGTATTCGCCGGCGGTGA